A region of the Pseudomonas asiatica genome:
GCATTGTCAGCGCTGGAACACTTCGGTCAGCAGGTTATGCATCGAGCGGAACGCCCGCTCCGAGGTACGCCGGTCATACTGCATCTTGCCCGGCACATTGGCACTCGGGTCGGTAAACGAGTGCACCGCGCCGCCATAGCTGAGCAATTGCCAGTCAACCTTGGCCGCGTTCATCTCCTCCTCGAACGCCGGCAACTGCTCCTTCGGCACCAGTGGGTCGGAAGCGCCGTGCAGCACCAGCACCGAACCCTTGATGCGCTTGGCATCTTCCGGGTTCGGCGTGTCCAGCGTGCCATGGAACGACACCGCCGCACGCAAATCGGCACCGGTACGGGCCAGTTCCAGTGCACAGCAGCCACCAAAGCAGAAACCAAACGTGCCGACCTTGCCCGGCTCCAGCAGCGCCTTCGACTGCCCCACCAGTTGCGCCAAGGCTTCCTGCATGCGCTTGCGCAGCTCGCCACGGTCGTTCTTCAACGGCATCATCGCCGCGCCGGCCTCGTCGGCGTTGGACGGACGCACCGATTGCCCGTACAGGTCGGCAATCAGCACCACATAGCCCTTCTCGGCCACTTCCTTGGCGATGCGCTCGGCACCTTCGCCGATACCCATCCAGTTCGGCGCCATCACCAGGCCTGGCCGCCCCAGCGCGCCCGGCTCGTAGACCAGGCGGCTTTCATACGCCTTGCCGGACAGGTGATAGACCAGCGATTCGACGATTACTTTGCTCATCAAGCACTCCTTTGGCACTCGTCATCAATATGCTCGCCATGAAAAAAGCCCGCCGAAGCGGGCTTTCCTATGCATCAACTCAAGCAGACAGCTCGACCAGCAGCTTGTTCAGGCGACGAACGTAAGCCGCCGGGTCCTTCAAGCTGTCACCGGCCGCCAGGGCCGCCTGATCGAACAGGATGTGCGACAGCTCGGCGAAGCGGTCTTCGCTCTGCTCGTTGTCCAGCTTCTCGATCAGCGGGTGGGTCGGGTTGAACTCGAAGATAGGCTTGGACTCCGGCACCTTCTGCCCGCTGGCTTCGAGGATCTGGCGCATCTGCAGGCCCAGGTCCTGTTCACCGATGGCCAGGATCGCCGGCGAGTCGGTCAGGCGGTGCGACACGCGCACTTCGGCCACGCTGTCACCCAGCGCGCCCTTCAGGCGCTCGACCAGGCCTTCCTTGTCCTTGGCGACTTCTTCCTGGGCCTTCTTGTCTTCTTCCGAATCCAGCTTGCCCAGGTCCAGGTCGCCACGGGCGACGTCGACGAAGGCCTTGCCGTCGAACTCGTTGAGGTAGCTCATCAGCCACTCGTCGATACGGTCGGTCAGCAGCAGCACTTCGATGCCTTTCTTGCGGAAGACTTCCAGGTGCGGGCTGTTCTTGACCTGCGCGTACGACTCGCCGGTGAGGTAGTAGATCTTGTCCTGGCCTTCCTTGGCGCGTGCCAGGTAGTCGGCCAGGGCGACGCTCTGCTCGCCGCTGTCGTCCTGGGTGGAAGCGAAGCGCAGCAGGCCGGCGATCTTTTCCTTGTTGGCGAAGTCTTCGGCCGGGCCTTCCTTCAGCACCTGGCCGAAGTTCTTCCAGAAGCCCTTGTACTGCTCGGGCTCGTTCTTCGCCAGCTTCTCCAGCATGTCCAGCACGCGCTTGGTCAGCGCGGTCTTCATCGAGTCGATGATCGGGTCTTTCTGCAGGATTTCACGCGACACGTTCAGCGACAGGTCGTTGGAATCGACCACACCCTTGATGAAGCGCAGGTACAGCGGCAGGAACGACTCGGCCTGGTCCATGATGAACACGCGCTGCACGTACAGCTTCAGGCCGCGTGGCGCTTCGCGCTGGTACAGGTCGAACGGCGCGCGGGCCGGCACGTACAGCAGCGAGTTGTATTCGAGCTTGCCTTCGACCTTGTTGTGGCTCCAGGCCAGCGGGTTTTCGAAGTCATGGCCGATGTGCTTGTAGAACTCCTGGTACTCCTCGTCCTTGATCTCGGTACGCGGACGGGTCCACAGGGCGCTGGCACGGTTGACGGTTTCCCACTCTTCGGCCGGCTGTTCTTCACCTTCGGCGGCAGCTTGCTCTTTCGGCAGCTGGATCGGCATGGCGATGTGGTCGGAGTACTTCTTGACCACGTTGCGCAGGCGCCAGCCATCGGCGAACTCCTGCTCGTCCTTCTTCAGGTGCAGGACGATGCGGGTACCGCGCTGTGGCTTGTCGATGGTGGCGACTTCGAACTCGCCCTCGCCTTTCGACGACCAGTGCACGCCTTCGGCGGCCGGCTGGCCGGCACGGCGGCTGTACACATCGACCTTGTCGGCAACGATGAACGCGGAGTAGAAGCCCACACCGAACTGACCGATCAGGTGCGAGTCCTTCTTCTGGTCACCGGTGAGGTTCTTCATGAAGTCGGCGGTGCCGGACTTGGCGATGGTACCCAGGTGGGCGATGACGTCTTCGCGGCTCATGCCGATGCCGTTGTCCTCGAGGGTCACGGTACCGGCGTCCTTGTCGAAGCTCAGGCGAATCTTCAGGTCGGCGTCGCCTTCGAACAGCTCTGGCTTGGCCAGGGCCTCGAAACGCAGCTTGTCGGCGGCGTCGGAGGCGTTGGAGATCAATTCACGCAGGAAGATCTCCTTGTTCGAATACAAGGAATGGATCATGAGGTGCAGCAGCTGCTTTACCTCGGTCTGGAAGCCCAGCGTTTCTTTTTGAGTCTCCACACTCATGGTCTTCAAAACTCCGATCTGATGGCAGTTGACGCCTGGCGGCCAGGTTGGCCTGCGTTAGCGGCGGATGTCATGCAGATGGGGGCTGCCCGGATGATTTCAAGGGCTTTTCCGGTTCGATCTTGAAATGCGCGCGAGCCGTGGCGATCGGCGACTGCCTGTCACCTTGCCAGGCGGTGATGGCCACATTGGTCACCCGCCGGCCCTGGCGCCACAGCTGGCACTGGGCATAGGTATCGCGAAAGTGCCCGGCGCGCAGGTAATCGATGGAAAAGTCGATGATCTTCGGAATGCTCGCGCTCTCGCTGAAGATCAGCAGGTACAGCGCTGCCGACAGCTCCATGAAGCCCGCGATCACCCCGCCGTGGATGGCAGGCAGCAGCGGGTTGCCGATATTGTCCTGGCTGGCCGGCAGACGGAACAGCAGGTCATCGCCCTCGCGCTCGCATTCGATGCCGATCAGGCCGGCATAGGGGATCAGTGCCAGCAAAGGCCGATAGTCTCCCACTGCGTGGGCGGCGTTGAGCTGTTGGCGAACCTCGTGCGGAATCATGCCCCGCCCTCCTTCAGGCTGTTGCCGAAACGGATGCCACCCTTGATCTCCTGGCCCAGGCGCATGAACGTGCCCACCACCTGGCAGATCGGCTGGGCGGGGTCGTCCTGATAGGCCGTGCCACGGGTGAAGATCACATCGCGGGTAACCCGGTAGCACTGGGCATGGCCGTAGATGTCCTTGCCGGCTTCTGCCGGGTGCATGTAGTCGATGCGCAGGTCCAGTGTCGGGCACACCTCGAAGCGCGGCAGCACACACAGCGTGGCCATGCCGCAGGTGGTGTCCATCAGCGTGGTCAGCGCGCCGCCATGCACGGCGCCGGTCTGCGGGTTGCCGACGATGGCCGGTGACCAGGGCAGCACCAGGGTCATGCCATCGGCATTGGTTTGCGCCACGCGCATTTGCAACAACTGACAATGTTTCAGGGCCGAGAGAAAACGCTCGGCCATGGCCATCAAGGTTGAATCGCTCATTGGCTGTTTCCCTGCCATTGCCGCAGCGGCATAAAATCGTTAAAAAGTCTATATAGAACGGGGCGTTATATATGTGTAATCTTCGCGGAACTTATTCCGCGTAGTTGCACTCGAAGGAACAAGTCACTTATTCCACCAAGGAGAAACACCCCCATGCGTAAACCTTTTGCTTTTGCTCTGATGCTGGCCGCTGCCATGGGCCTGGCCGCTTGCGATAAAGCGAGCGAAGACAAAGCCCAGGACGCACAGCAACACGCCGAGCAAGCCCAGGAAAAAGCGGGCGAAGCTCAGGATAAAATGAACGAGGCTGCCAAGGAAAACGCCGAAGCCGCCAAAGATCAGGCCGAAGCCGAGCAGAAGGCCGCCGAAGAAGCCGCTCCGGCTACTCCGGCTCCGGAAGCCGCTCCAGCTGCTCCAGCCGAACCTGCCAAGCAGTAATCGGCTAAAACAAGAAAACCCGACATTGTCGGGTTTTTTTGTGCCTGAAACTTATGGATTAAACGTTTCAGGTTCCAGAAACGGTGTTTTCCTTGGCGGGTTCGATCGAAACACTTTCGGTAGGTGTGAACACCATCACATCCAACACATCCGAATGGAACTCGCGGCGGTACAGAATCAGCACTACTCCGACACTCATGACCATGAACAACCATGGGCTGATGAACCAGCTCAACATGGCCATGCCGAAGTAATAGGAACGCAGGCCCAGGTTGAACTGGTTGGCGGCAAGCGACAGCACCCGCGCCGCCCGCGAGGCGAATGCCTTGCGTTCAAGTTCATTGACCAGCCGTTCACCGATCATCGGCGCCGAACCCACCAGCACTGCCGCGAAGTTGTATTGGCGCATGCACCAGCTGAAGGTGAAAAAGGCGTAGACGAAGACCATGGCCAGGCACAGCAGCTTGATCTCCGACATGCCCTGGGACGTCTGCTGCACCAGCGGCAGGTCGGCCAGCAGCGACAGCGCCCGGTCGGAGGCCCCTAGCACGGTGAGGATACCGGCAAGGATGATCAGGGTGCTGGAGGCGAAGAACGAGGCGTTGCGCTCGAGGTTGCCGATCACGCTGGCATCGGCAATGCGGTTGTCGCGCAGCAGCATACGGCGCATCCAGTCTTCGCGGTACAGGTGCAGCACGCTGGCCAGGCACGCGGTGTCGCGGCCCTTCCAGATGGCATAACGGGTGTAACCGCCCCAGCACAGGGCGAACCAGGCGATGGCCAACAGGTTGTTGAAGTTGCTTTGGATGAAGTTCATGCAGGGTTCCCGGGAGGGCCAGATACCTGAAGGATAGGGACCGGATTTCGACGCTGGCAAGCGGCAAAAGGCACACCTGAACAGTGAAACCAGACGCGATCGGTTGTAGGAGCGGCCTTGTGTCGCGATGGGGTGCGAAGCAGCCCCCATGATTTCAGCTTCGCAGCATGTATTGCCGGGGCTGCTTCGCAGCCCATCGCGACACAAGGCCGCTCCTATGTATGGACTCGCCCACACTGTCTAGCTGCTTTTGAACATAGGAACCCGGTTGCATCTATGTATCAGGCCTGTTCGAGGAAGCTTTTTGCTTCTGGCCAACATCGTGGTGAGCTCGCAGCGTGCCGTTTACATTGAGGCCACTGCATCGGGCCTGTAGGAGCGGAGGCATCAGTCTGCGACGGTCTTACCAGGGGTCAATGTTCACTAGCAGGGGTTGGAGCGCTTAGCGCCCCGGTGGCATTACTCGGTTAGTCAGAGGCTCATGGCAGCCTCCGGGTTGCTGTTCGGTTTGTGTTGATAGACCTGGTCGTTCTGTAACAGGGCCCAGATAATGCGCAGATTTCGATTAGCCAGTCTGATCGCCGCTTCCTTGCGCCCAAGGCGGGATAGCCAGCGCAAGAGGCGGCGATCGTCTGGCTGATCGGAATCAGGCCTTAGCTGACTCAAGACAGCATGTGCGCCCTGGATCATCAGGCTACGTATGTAGCCGTCACCTCGCTTGCTCATCCTGCCCAATCTGACTTTGTTTCCACTGCTGTGCTGATCGGGCACGATACCGAAGAAGGCGGAATACATTCGGCCACTGGCGAAGCGGCTGGGCTCGGTCTGTTTCGCCACGATCGCCGTGGCGATGATAGGGCCTACGCCACGAATGGTGACCAGTCGCTGTGCGACTTTATCCTCCCGGGCTGTCGCTTCGAGCCGTCTACTGAGCCCCGCAATGCGTTCACCCAGAGACAGCCAGTCCGTCAACAGCTCATCGAGCAACTCACGCAATAGGTCGGGCAAAGGTAAAGAGGCATCCTCAAGAGACCGCGGCACATGCTTACCAATCGCAGCGTCGCCCTGTGGCATGGATACGCCATGCTCAAGCAGCAAACCACGTATCTGGTTACCCAGCGCGGTATGCCGCTTGATGTTGCCGCGGCGGATACGGTGCAGTGCTTGAATAGCCAGTGCTGTGGTGCTCTTGATCGATATCGAGGCAATACTGGTATCGCGACCGGCGCGCAAAATGGCATGGGTGTCGTTACGGTCGTTCTTCGCGCCGCTGCGGTGTTCGGCGACTCGTTGCGCAGGCAGGATGCGAACCGCATTACCTTTGGCCTGCAGCAGCCTTGCCCAGGCTTGTGCACCTGGGCCGCACTCCATCAAGACGGTCACTGTCGCTGGCAACCTGAGCAGGAAATCATGAAAGGCCTGACGGGATTTGATGCGATCTTCGTAGATCACCCGACCGGTAGCATCCTCGCCTGCTAACTGAAAGACCTGCTTGGCCAGGTCTACACAGATGGTTGTGCAAAGCTCCACATCAGTGGACGACAGGGAACCTTGCTTGGAACTATGCTTTTTCATGGTCTCGCCCTCGCTGCCGTTGGCTTCTTAGAACGCCACCGTGGCACTGTGATGCCTCGGCGGGGGCGAGTCCATCGATTACAACTGATCGCGCCAGCCGAGAAGCTTGTGCCAGGTTGCCGAACAGGCAAACAAAAAGCCCCGCATCCTCTCGGATGCGGGGCTCTTGAGTTTCCACCCTTGGCGAGCACCCTTCGGCTTGTGGCCGGTGCCGCCCTCAGGCTTCGACTATCAGGCCAGCGCTTCGCGCGGCTTGCCGAGCATGCGGTCGCAGGCCACGGCGCCAACCAGGGTCACCACCGAAGGCACCAGCCAGGCCAGGCCCTGGTCGCTCAATGGCAGGTGGGCCATGAAGTCCGGCAGCACGTGGGCAATGCCGCTGCCCTTGATCGCATCGACCATGCCGAACAGCAGCGACACCAGCATCACTGGCGCCAGGATGCGGGTTGGCGAGTTCCACAGGTCCTTCACGAAGCTGAGCCCGACCACCACGATGCACGGTGGGTAGATCGCGGTGAGCACCGGGATCGAGAACATGATCAGCTTGGTCAGGCCGAGGTTGGAGATCAGCAGCGAGAAGCCCGCCAGGATCACCACCAGTGCGCGGTACGACAGCGGCAGCATCTGGCTGAAGTACTCGGCGCAGGCACAGGTCAGGCCAACCGCGGTCACCAGGCAGGCCAGCGCGATCAGCACGGCGAGGAAGCCGCTGCCCAGCGAACCGAAGGTGTGCTGCACGTAGGCATGCAGTACCGCCGCGCCGTTGGTGGCGTCAGCCGCGATATCGTGGCTGGTTGCACCCAGGCGGAACAGGCTGATGTACACCAGGGCCAGGCCGACACCGGCAATCAGGCCGGCGATGATGGCATAGCGAGTGATCAGCTTCGGCGACTCGACACCGCGCGAGCGGATGGCGTTGACGATGACGATACCGAACACCAGGGCACCCAGGGTGTCCATGGTCAGGTAACCATCGGAGAAGCCCTTGGAGAACGCTGCGGCGGCATAGGCCGGCTGCGCGTCACCAATGGTGCCGGCAGGCAGCGCGAAGGCGGCGATGCCCAGCACCGCCAGGGCGATGATCTTCAACGGCGCCAGGAAGCGGCCCACGGTATCGAGCAGCTTGCCTGGGTACATGGACACGGCCAGCACCACGAGGAAGTACACCAGGCTGTAGATGAACAGCGCCAGCGGGCTTTCACCGGTCAGCGGCGCAACGCCCACTTCGAACGATACGGTCGCGGTGCGCGGGGTGGCGAACAGCGGGCCGACCGACAGGTAGCATACGGCCGCCAGCAGGCCGCCGAAGAACTTGCCGATCGGGCTGCTCAGGGCATCCATGCCGCCGCCGACCTTGGCCAGGGCGACCACGGTGATGACCGGCAGGCCCACGGCGGTAACCAGGAAGCCCAGGGCCGCCATCCATACGTGCGGGCCAGACTGCAGACCGACGATAGGCGGGAAGATGATGTTGCCAGCGCCCACGAAAAGCGCAAACGTCATAAAGCCAAGCGCCAGGATATCCTGGCCTTTGAGAACTTTCATTTAAGGTAGTACCACACTGCTGAAATCGGGATTCGAGAGGGGATTTCCCTTTGGATGAGGGGAAATGCTGCCCGGCTTGATAGGCCAGACCCGTTTAGCGTGTCGTTCCCTTTTGGGGTACGGGCACAGAGTGAACGCGTAATGTAACTGTTTTGTCAGTCAAACGCACTGGCACAGTGCTGCTTGTCCGATGTGCGTACATGTTTGTCGTCTGTGCGACCGAGGACAGCGAGAATTATCCTCGGATTGAAATATTCGTCTGCGTGAAAATTCCTATCAAACTCATCGAAAAATCCCTGTTGTCTGTGCCGGCCTCTTCGCGGGTAAACCCGCTCCCACAGGTGCTTCACAATTCTCAAGGTTAGTGATTTCCTGTGGGAGCGGGTTTACCCGCGAAGAGGCCGGCACAGAAATACCCCCCCAGAAACGACAAAGGCCACCCGAAGGTGGCCTCTGTGCGCGTGGGGGGTGTAGCAGTATTACTTCTTGACTTCCCAGCCAGTCAGCTCGGCCAGGGCCTTGCCGATGTCAGCCAGGGAACGCACGGTCTTCACACCAGCGTCCTGCAGGGCGGCGAACTTCTCGTCCGCAGTGCCCTTGCCGCCGGAGATGATGGCGCCAGCGTGGCCCATGCGCTTGCCCGCAGGTGCGGTAACACCAGCGATGTAGGAAACGACAGGCTTGGTGACGTTGGCCTTGATGTAGGCCGCAGCTTCTTCTTCAGCCGAACCGCCGATCTCGCCGATCATGACGATCGCT
Encoded here:
- a CDS encoding dienelactone hydrolase family protein, whose protein sequence is MSKVIVESLVYHLSGKAYESRLVYEPGALGRPGLVMAPNWMGIGEGAERIAKEVAEKGYVVLIADLYGQSVRPSNADEAGAAMMPLKNDRGELRKRMQEALAQLVGQSKALLEPGKVGTFGFCFGGCCALELARTGADLRAAVSFHGTLDTPNPEDAKRIKGSVLVLHGASDPLVPKEQLPAFEEEMNAAKVDWQLLSYGGAVHSFTDPSANVPGKMQYDRRTSERAFRSMHNLLTEVFQR
- the htpG gene encoding molecular chaperone HtpG codes for the protein MSVETQKETLGFQTEVKQLLHLMIHSLYSNKEIFLRELISNASDAADKLRFEALAKPELFEGDADLKIRLSFDKDAGTVTLEDNGIGMSREDVIAHLGTIAKSGTADFMKNLTGDQKKDSHLIGQFGVGFYSAFIVADKVDVYSRRAGQPAAEGVHWSSKGEGEFEVATIDKPQRGTRIVLHLKKDEQEFADGWRLRNVVKKYSDHIAMPIQLPKEQAAAEGEEQPAEEWETVNRASALWTRPRTEIKDEEYQEFYKHIGHDFENPLAWSHNKVEGKLEYNSLLYVPARAPFDLYQREAPRGLKLYVQRVFIMDQAESFLPLYLRFIKGVVDSNDLSLNVSREILQKDPIIDSMKTALTKRVLDMLEKLAKNEPEQYKGFWKNFGQVLKEGPAEDFANKEKIAGLLRFASTQDDSGEQSVALADYLARAKEGQDKIYYLTGESYAQVKNSPHLEVFRKKGIEVLLLTDRIDEWLMSYLNEFDGKAFVDVARGDLDLGKLDSEEDKKAQEEVAKDKEGLVERLKGALGDSVAEVRVSHRLTDSPAILAIGEQDLGLQMRQILEASGQKVPESKPIFEFNPTHPLIEKLDNEQSEDRFAELSHILFDQAALAAGDSLKDPAAYVRRLNKLLVELSA
- a CDS encoding PaaI family thioesterase → MIPHEVRQQLNAAHAVGDYRPLLALIPYAGLIGIECEREGDDLLFRLPASQDNIGNPLLPAIHGGVIAGFMELSAALYLLIFSESASIPKIIDFSIDYLRAGHFRDTYAQCQLWRQGRRVTNVAITAWQGDRQSPIATARAHFKIEPEKPLKSSGQPPSA
- a CDS encoding PaaI family thioesterase, encoding MSDSTLMAMAERFLSALKHCQLLQMRVAQTNADGMTLVLPWSPAIVGNPQTGAVHGGALTTLMDTTCGMATLCVLPRFEVCPTLDLRIDYMHPAEAGKDIYGHAQCYRVTRDVIFTRGTAYQDDPAQPICQVVGTFMRLGQEIKGGIRFGNSLKEGGA
- a CDS encoding DUF599 domain-containing protein; its protein translation is MNFIQSNFNNLLAIAWFALCWGGYTRYAIWKGRDTACLASVLHLYREDWMRRMLLRDNRIADASVIGNLERNASFFASSTLIILAGILTVLGASDRALSLLADLPLVQQTSQGMSEIKLLCLAMVFVYAFFTFSWCMRQYNFAAVLVGSAPMIGERLVNELERKAFASRAARVLSLAANQFNLGLRSYYFGMAMLSWFISPWLFMVMSVGVVLILYRREFHSDVLDVMVFTPTESVSIEPAKENTVSGT
- a CDS encoding IS110 family transposase, with the translated sequence MELCTTICVDLAKQVFQLAGEDATGRVIYEDRIKSRQAFHDFLLRLPATVTVLMECGPGAQAWARLLQAKGNAVRILPAQRVAEHRSGAKNDRNDTHAILRAGRDTSIASISIKSTTALAIQALHRIRRGNIKRHTALGNQIRGLLLEHGVSMPQGDAAIGKHVPRSLEDASLPLPDLLRELLDELLTDWLSLGERIAGLSRRLEATAREDKVAQRLVTIRGVGPIIATAIVAKQTEPSRFASGRMYSAFFGIVPDQHSSGNKVRLGRMSKRGDGYIRSLMIQGAHAVLSQLRPDSDQPDDRRLLRWLSRLGRKEAAIRLANRNLRIIWALLQNDQVYQHKPNSNPEAAMSL
- the brnQ gene encoding branched-chain amino acid transport system II carrier protein; translation: MKVLKGQDILALGFMTFALFVGAGNIIFPPIVGLQSGPHVWMAALGFLVTAVGLPVITVVALAKVGGGMDALSSPIGKFFGGLLAAVCYLSVGPLFATPRTATVSFEVGVAPLTGESPLALFIYSLVYFLVVLAVSMYPGKLLDTVGRFLAPLKIIALAVLGIAAFALPAGTIGDAQPAYAAAAFSKGFSDGYLTMDTLGALVFGIVIVNAIRSRGVESPKLITRYAIIAGLIAGVGLALVYISLFRLGATSHDIAADATNGAAVLHAYVQHTFGSLGSGFLAVLIALACLVTAVGLTCACAEYFSQMLPLSYRALVVILAGFSLLISNLGLTKLIMFSIPVLTAIYPPCIVVVGLSFVKDLWNSPTRILAPVMLVSLLFGMVDAIKGSGIAHVLPDFMAHLPLSDQGLAWLVPSVVTLVGAVACDRMLGKPREALA